cagcttcccatCCTTAATCAAATGAGCAATGGCCAGAGCAATATTAGCATGTCGAGCTCTCATGTAGTGAAGAGGAGTGACAAGAGTTCGGTTTCTCCTGAAAAAAGGCAAGGAACTTCACCACGGTTCCGAAACAGAATCGATTCCCTGGACATGGTTTCTGCAAAGCATCTACGACAGGGATCTTCAGACAGACAGAGTGGACAACTTAAGAATGAAGTCGATTTTCGCAGAAAACCTCCGCCGGGCATCCAAGACACTTCCAAGCAATACAACAATGCTGCTGCTAACCAAAATTCGAATGCCATTTCCAACCCCAGAAGGGACTTTGTGCCCAAGTGGAATAAGCCTTCAGAAGTGTCGGTAATGGAAAGAACTGGGAAGCGAGccgtggaaggcagaggaagagcaggaaaccACACATTTCTGAGCTCACCGTCAAGTCCTGGTGACCCGAGGACCCTGAATATGAGGCAGAAAATTAAGGTTCTGGATCCCGATGAGAGTAAGAGAGGGTCCAATGCATCCCAGTATGACAATGTTCCAGGGAATGAAAATGAGAACGGCACACCTAGCACGTCCATTGAAGAGGCACTAGAAAGAGTCCACCAACCAAGCCCAAGGAAGGCAGTTTACTCTAGCAGCCCTAAACAGCACCCGGAGCGAAGTGCTAGTCCATCCAAAGTAGCCAATCATTTTACTTTTAATATGCCGCCACCAAATTCCCCAAGGTACCCGGCTCAATTTGATGGATTCGATCCTGCACCTTCTGTCAAAAAGCCCCCCCCATTATACAGCAACCCGCCCGTGTACCACGGAAGCTCTCCCAAACACATCGCTGTGGTTAACACAAATTTGACACCGCCACAGAATAGTCATGGGAATCAAATCAGTCCTTCTAGAAGACCTTACGACTCTAACCTTCCGGTAGATTTTTCTCCTGAGAAATCGTACAACCGCTCCACTGTGGTGTTACCATCCAACCGAGTAGAGGTCCTACCTACTATTGACGCCAGCGGAGCAAGATCCTTTACGGGAAATTCGAGATCACCGATGGGCGGTAAATTCATAATTCCTCCAGTGGATTATTTGCCAGATAGCAGCAAATGGCCAGAAGTCACTTATCCATACAGACCTGAGATACATGGACAGTCATGGAATCGTGAGGCTAACCGAGGCCACGTAGGCAATTTACCGAAATATTCAGCCTTCCAGCATATAACCATTCAAGACCATCACCTTCCAACCGTTTCAGTAGATAGCCCAATAAGGTATAGAACTTCACCATCTTTGGAAGATGCTGGCTTACCTCAATATCAATATTCAGGCCCACCACCCACAGTACGACATTACAGAAACCGGGATGAACTGTCTATACATGAGTCAGTGTTGCTGTGACACTCCAATTATGATTTCTAAACAAAAGAGAAGAGAAACTATATAAGATCTACATTGCTATGTTTGTAATTGCCAAAGCAGTATTTTATACAATTGTGGATATTTTGTGCAATTCTTTGTTAATACTAAGAATATAAAGCAGTTTCAAACTGGGCGGAAGCTGCTGAAGCTGAGCATTTTAAATTGTAACATCATCGAACCTGTTCAAAGGATACTTTACGTAAACATAGCAATAGGAAATAGGGTTGTGTGCACAATGCGATTTACTCATTAGCACTGTTCTGTTTTTAATTGCCTAGATTTGTGATCATTCTCCCAGATTGGAGCATTTTTactccatttgtcagctatatTCTGATTGATTTTACAAAGCACTGAAAAACACTGTGTCCAGAtagatttttatattttttataatTAACTCTAGTATCTGAAACCACCAGTAGCTAGCTAGATTTCTGCACAAACACTGGGGAAGAAGAGTGAAGGAAACTGACAGATTTCTATTTCCGTATGTCAGCCTATGAAATTATTTTATGCATACACTAACTTTTTTTAAAGAACTGATCGCGCTTAGCATTTTAAAACCCACTGCCTTGTTAACCCAAGCACAAAACTGAAAGGAAGGGTTGCCCTGCACTATTATTAATGCAGTTTCTCCCAGGATGCTGCTCTTTCCTTTGGTTGCTGCCATCTCTTTTTCAAGGTGACAAATAGACAGGGAAAGACTCGGGAGGCTAAAGCACCACTGCTGTCTGTGCTAGCTATGCAATGGTGCTTCATGGTAACTCAGAGGGGTCAATTACAGATGTGCAGGGAACGGTGCTGCCATTTCACCAAAGTCAAGGTCACTACTGGGTCTAGTGCAAATCTTCAGAACCTTACAGAGTTGAGTGCAAAGGGGCCCATAGGACCCACTGTTGTAATGTTAGGCTTGTAAATTCCAGTTTAGCAAGGTGCAGGGGACATTACTAATCACCTAGCATCTTCCTGACTGACACAGTAAGCTCCTGTACCTTTGACTTGGAGAACAGGTTTGATTAGATGACCAGTGGTTTATCTAGCCCTTTTACCACTCACATTTGGGCCCTCTGTTGCCACTTTCCTGTTTGTCGAAAAAAATGGAGGTAGCCCTTCTGAGGGATACTGCTCCTCCATCAAGTCGTTAGGTTATCGAAATAGAAAATTGAGTACCATCGTCAGTAGGCAGCAAAGTAAATTTCCGTGTAGAGTTGTAAAATTTGGatgttttccattttttaaaaaatggggttcctctgcctccactgTGAAAAATTGCTGGCTAAATGGCTTAGTCTTTAATAGTCTTAACAGATGGAGATTTCTTCAGACAAGCTAATATTACACTACAAATACTATGTCGGTGAGTTCTTGCGGGGCACTTAAAAGAAAATTCACCATTTTATCGTTTATGTGTGTTTGATTGGGGAGTTAGTATCTACTGATTACTTGTGCTGTGTGAATCATGGAAAATGGGGAACTTCCTTATTTTCTCATGAGCATAGCTGTCAATTCTTGCTAACAGGTTAATTCTCTAAAGTTTTAAGGTACAGAAATAAAATGTCTTTTTAAATGGAAGTAACATTTATATAGCTAGTGAATGTGACAAACCTTGTTTTCTGTATATAATGAGTCTGATGTAATTTTAATGAACTTGGTAATGATATTTTCAAATGGCAGAATGCAGTGCATTAACAACTAAATACTACAGTGGAGCTCAAACAAAATTCTTATCATTAATACAATTGAGCTCTTGATTGTGATTGCTTATGGCAGTTTAgaagtatatgtatataatagTGTAGTTGAGGGTAATAATCCCCAAATTGAAACCATGGTTTTGTGATTCGTAATAAATTGAGCTGTACAATTTACTTCATGATAGCAGCCCAGTGCTGCTCCAGAAATGTGTATCAACAATGGTAAATACTgtagattttatatatatatatatatatatatataaaatatattcacACTATTTTCTTATGTCACTATCACAATTTTTAATTGTGTATTCTTTTAATGTGACCATTTTAACACGCTAAAAGTAATAACAAAGAATATTTTGTAATGTCTTTTATGATCCTTTctttgcttcttaataataattgtaatagtggtatttgttaagtgctttctctatgtcaaacactgatctaagcattggggtcgatacaagttaatcaggtcagatgcagtccttgtcccacaaggagctcactgtctaagtaggtggaagaacaggtactggatctccattttacagatgaggaaactgaggcatagagaatttaagtgacttgtccaaggtcacacagcagacatggggtagagccaaaattagaacccagggcctctgactcccaggcttttcctcttttcactagaccacgctgcttctcttatgactaAACCCCACATCTTTTTCGCTTCTAAGAGAAAATCGCAAACCAAATGACTATTTGCTAATTTCAGTCTACATTGCTTTCCAATGTAAATGTATCATTTCATTATATGCTTTTATTTTTCTCAGGTAGAACTAATGCAATCCTTGAGAACCACAGCCACTTTCATTGTTTCATTAACAGCAAGGTATTGATTTCATTTTCCCAGTGTTAAATCTCTCTTTCTACCTCTTTTCTTGTTGATGAGGAAACTTAAATAGGAAGGTGAATTGCCGTCATTTTAGTCTTCCTATTTTCAGATGTATCTTTCCATCTTATTTGATCAAAGTAAAATCGTTACTGCCAAGGGCCCAGAAGGGTATCTGCAGCAGAAAATTTGAATGTGATTTGTGACAGGTTTTTGGTGAACTCTTCATGCTAAATGGAAAACAGGCATCGCTGTAGGATGAGAAAACCAGTCCATGAGTGGAATAAAACTTCTCTTCATGGTGATGTTTAAAACTACATTAAATCATTTGCTAGCtattagttttttttaaaaaaacttctgTAACTAGCCAAAAAACCCCATAATCCAGACTTGACATTGAGGGGTTTAGAAAAGTCATCCTTCATCTGCATTGGCAGTCATGTGTAGTCAGAAACAAATTTTGGAAATGACCAGTTGCATCTTAATATTGGATTAAAATATATCTGTAATAAGACTGAATGATCAGAGATGGCTGAGCAGTAAATCCCAGTAAAGTCTCTGGCAAAgaaattttccattttccacAGAGGTGCTTCTGGGGAATGGAGAGGTTCACTTGCCCCATCCCCTGAGTTTTATGTCACCATAGACATGACCTGGAAATTTTGtagcatagttattattatttctgatctCTTTCTTGGGCCCTTTACTGTACCAGTTCAGAAGAGACAATGTAGTTAAAAATTTCCTTCCATCACGTCTATACTGTAATTCAGCTCCCACTGACTTACAGAAAGGTAAATATTTCTTTGATAATAATTAATTGTTTCTACTAAGTGCCTCCTACctgccaatcactgtattaagctctggggtagaaataaaataataagattggacacagtgtttGTTCTTTAGGGGACTCATCAAAGAAGTAGGGAAGCAAGTATTTTATCtgtatttacaaatgaggaaactgagtacagagaggttaagtaacttgcccaaggtcacacagcaggtcaggggcacttctggaattagaagccagtctcctgactcacagtcccagtccttatttaggccatgttgcttccagtgGTGTACAGTGAAAGTATGGACTTTTTATACTTAGTGAAGGCACTGTTAAATCTTTGGAAGTACTTTCATTTTATGTATGTGTAGAGTCCCAGTGGTCTCTTGGTACACATTTGGTGGTGAATTACTAAGTGAAGGATTTTCTAGGAATTTGTCCATCCAGTGGATCTGAATGGCTTTGATACAATTATTTCAATAAGGTGAACTCTTAATTAACATGAGTGATTGACAAAGCAAGTGAATCTAGGCGAACAATTCCACTTTATAAAATGAATCATATTTTGAAAGTAAAGATTGACAGTCTTCCATTAACAATTGCTCATAACATAGCAGTCTAGGTGAGCATAATTGTGAGTATAATGGATATCCATTtttagatgagcaaactgagggtTTAATGAATCAAGATTAGTCAGtaaatcacttttattgagctcctactaggtgcagagtgcagcagtcattcattcattcaatcatttattgagcgcttactgtgtgcagagcacattttaCTAGGTGCTCTAGAGAGTAAGAAAGGAAGATGTCAGATTCaggaggtttacagtctaattgagGAAATGGGACAAAGATTGATGAAAAAACAAAGCCAGCAGAGCAACAGAATATGTAGGCACacaagcacacaaacacacattcaacCAATGATTGTTTCTACAAAGAAAAAAATAGATACTTGGACTTTTGTGGTATAAGCCTGAATTTGGGGATAGGAATGGAGTAGGGTTCTTCAATGAAGTTGGTTGTAGAGACCTGTGCTGTGGAGCTCTGAgaagtgtgcctggcacataataagcgcttaacaaataccgtcatcataatAAGAACCGGAAGTTCATATAAAATAATTTCCTACTACTAATGTAATCCTAACCTTGCTGTTTATTTTCCGGCTGTGAATTAACTCTTTAAGCAGTCACTGTGGTTTTTCCTACCTCCTTCAGGGGAATACCACAGTTCTTCAGAAAAAAGAAATCCCGATATCCAGTCAGTTATTCCTGAATCAAATTTCTGGAGATTGTTTAGGTTATTGGGGTAACTAAAAGTGTTAGtccgggaaggtttcctggagaagatgttccTGATTGCAGAatttgaaaggagggaagagactggGGAAGGACATTGTAAGTGGCACCGATGGTGGTAAAGAAGGCTTAGAGGAGGAAGTGGGTAACTAATGCAAGGGATGCTTGGCATCTTTCTCGCTAtagggtctgccaactctatggtactctcctatgGGCTCcccctatagtaagcactcaataaatcccactggttGATTGGGAAGgcacaaaatgaaaataaaggatGACTGTTTGGAAAGTGGAATATGAATTTCCCATTCTCCTAGCGGGTAGTAAACTTCACCCTGGAAAGTGTTCAAGGGGATCTTAGTAGTTGAGCCATCATGGGAAAAAAGTACCTGGCTATTTAGGTCTGATGCTTCCTATCCTTGCTTTTTGTTTTGGGATTGAAGGAAAACCCAGTATGTAGGGCAAGTCTGTAGGAGCCCCTGGGCCAGAATTGGATTGTGGATTCTCTTTcatggatggggagaagggaaacatTTGAGAAGTTAAGGCTTCAGACTTTTAAAGCATCACACTAAAACCCCTGTGAGAAAATTGATTGTACCACGGGACATTAAACTGACATGAAGTAGTTAGAAAAATCAGTTTATGATCCTGGGTTCAGCAAGCTCTCTGTATTGTGCTAGTAGGTTGAATTGGCCAGCTCTAGACAAGTAGTCTGCTTTACTTGGCTAAGCTCAGATTGTCTGTGAGGACAGGGTTGTCCTTACCTGGCAAGCTATTGCCACATGCAATAGTACTAGTAGCTTGTCtagtcttatgccattgagtcatctccaaccatAGCAATGCCCTGGACAcaacgctccacctccatctgcaattgttctggtagtaaaTCCACAgagtttttttttggtaaaaatacagaagtggtttaccattgcctccttccacgcagtaaaccttagtctccaccctcgactctctctcattccactactgcccagcatgagtgagtttcGACCTGTAgccaattgccttccacttgctagccactgcccaagctaggaatggaaatgcctcggcttgacactccctcccatagttgagactggcagagaactggaaactctccaggtgtgaccctgagggggCTACTAACAAATGGAATCTCCATATTTGCTGCAGCAAACTAAAAGTTAAATGTGGAATAATCTCCACTGTAATTGTTTGGATGATACTTTGGACTTCCTCACGGTATCCAGTTTTCACAAAGTCTGTGATTCCCTGCGTTTATTTGGAAGAGCTTCCTAAGACACAGGATTGGAATCAGCTTGACCTTCCAGGAATTCGTCTTAGCCACCTGTTTTGGCTATCCTGcaaagtcatgataataatagtattggttaagtgctaacaaatcccacaattatcctTATTAAGATATAAAAAAGACAGTGAATCCCAACAAGTTCTGGACTACTCTGCTATAAGAAGGAAGCTGAAGacaccactctagactgtgagctcattgtgcatAGGGAATTGTCTAcctgttcttatattgtactctcccagttgcttagtacactgttctgcatacagtaagcactcaataaatatgattgatagtgtaAGTGGTGGACATGGTGGTGGCAGATTGGTAGTGTTCTGAAAATTgtttatggcaattgttaaggtTACTGGGGTAACTAGACTGTGTTCCCAACTCACCCCTTCCACCCCCAAGTTTCAGTATATACTCTTCACAAGGATGCATTCCTCTCCCCCATGTTTGGCAGTCTTCCCCCACCTCACTTCCCCACTTTGATCACCCCTAAATCCAGCCCCATTTTGTGTGGAGGGCAAAGAAGAGAGGCATTCATTATAATGGTTGGATAAGAAATTGCCAACTAGCATAAAAATGTGATAACCACCTCCTAACAACACTTGCGAACTTCCCATTCACAGGCACGCTGAGGAACTACCCATGTGCATTTGGTATATCGCTGACCGCTCTTAAAATCTGAAAATATGACATGCTTTCAGAAACTGATTGTGGACAGAAAGAGGGCTTGCATGGGAGGATTTAAGTAGATCAGTCAGTCTTGTTTACCCTTAATAGGGCTGGTTGGGgatattttttcccctcccctcggaAAGTGTTCTCACGGACTCTTTAAAAACAGTAATTTGAGGAACAATGGTAATTACTTTAATTTGAGTTCTTTAAAGGTAGATCCTTCTCGTCCACCTCCTCTTAAGAAGCAAATCATGTGCTGTTATATTGAGCCAGTCTAAATCAATGTGGCATTATTTCCTTCTATGTCAATTAATGGGTTTTGTAGGAAGGGAGTCAGAAACTTACCAAACTTGCTATTTAACTCTTGTTTTGGTTAACTACAGTACTTTCCCCTTCATTTCCAGGTAATGGTGGATAATCAGAATCATGTTCTGAAAAAAAATACATTGTGTATGGTTGGACTATTTAGGTTTTTTGGCCCTGTATCAGGGATTGTCTGATTTTGTTACATTTTCTTGTACCCTCGTGGTAACTCATGTATTCAGATGTTATGCAGTAATAATTTGCCTTGCCTCAGGCCTTCTATTAGAAACCACCCAAGTTTGTAGaaatattcatttattgaatTGCCTAACATGGAGATGacactttattttcattttccagatgagaatacTGGAAAAGTGTTATTCTCTTCAGTTTCCAAATGGGAATTCTGAAATACAAAGAGTCCAAATGGTCAAATACTTCAGAAATAACTGCATTCATAGTGAGTGGATGGAAAATCAATCTATACATTGTGATTGTCAGTAACCATGTTTGACTTTATTCCATAGTTCTTAATGAATAGTGTTATTTCAGCAGCCTAAAAAATGGTTTAGCTGtcacctcccccactcccttaCCCATCCACCTGTCTTTGTACCTAATGCATTCTTCTCCCCACCTTTGTCTGGCAAGTTACTGCCCTTTTCACACTGAACACTGAGCCCTCTCAACAGCAGTCAGCAATGGTCACACAGATTGAATTGCCCCCTTAAGGGTAGGATACTGTAGTGGGTGCTTGGAAGATCCAGGTGGGTTAACAAGCTGAGGAGGTAGGGGCAGCATCAGTTTGGGCTCTCAGGAATAAGGCAGTCCATCAATATGACTTTTACTTCGAAGTTTCTCATTGGGTCTTCACATGGGCAGATACTCTTAGTTAGGATGTAGCTctgtaaatttttttaaaaatatctgaACTATTTTTTTAGTAGGACTATGGGAGGAGAGATTCAGGTTCAGATTATCTTGAGGGAAAAGCATCCGTGGCATTTCTAAATTGCCTCTAAAGCCCTATTTCATGTAGATTGAACAGCAAGGATTGCAGGAAGcggtgtgcctagtggatagagcatgggccttggtgtcagaaagacccatttcctccacttgtttgctgtatgatcttgggcaagtcacgaaacttctctgtgcctcagttacctcatctatagattatgagccccatatgggacatggaatgtccaaattgattaggttgtatctactccattgcttagtacagtgcctggcacacagttagtgcttaacggatactatGTATTTTGTGTGTCCTGTCATAAAGGTGAAGATGTCTCCAGGACAGAAAGCCCTGCACAAACTAGGGTTCAACAAACATCACCACACCCATTCACAC
Above is a window of Tachyglossus aculeatus isolate mTacAcu1 chromosome 12 unlocalized genomic scaffold, mTacAcu1.pri SUPER_6_unloc_1, whole genome shotgun sequence DNA encoding:
- the USP6NL gene encoding USP6 N-terminal-like protein isoform X2, translating into MSSDTEQDVALKLAQERAEIVAKYDKGREGAQIEPWEDADYRVYKVTDRFGFLHENELPYHNAVVERQKQLEIERTAKWLKMLKGWEKYKNTEKFQRRIYKGIPLQLRGEVWALLLDVPKMKDETRDLYNKLKHRARGCSPDIRQIDLDVNRTYRDHIMFRDRYGVKQQALFHVLAAYSMYNTEVGYCQGMSQITALLLMYMNEEDAFWALVKLLSGPKYAMHGFFVQGFPKLLRFQEHHDKILKKFLSKLKQHLDSQEVFTNFYTMKWFFQCFLDRTPFTLNLRIWDIYILEGERILPAMSYTILKLHRKQLMKLSMEELVEFLQETLAKDFFYEDDFVIEQLQNSMVELKRAKLDLPAPGKEDEFPKKPLGLLPPEPQLPILNQMSNGQSNISMSSSHVVKRSDKSSVSPEKRQGTSPRFRNRIDSLDMVSAKHLRQGSSDRQSGQLKNEVDFRRKPPPGIQDTSKQYNNAAANQNSNAISNPRRDFVPKWNKPSEVSVMERTGKRAVEGRGRAGNHTFLSSPSSPGDPRTLNMRQKIKVLDPDESKRGSNASQYDNVPGNENENGTPSTSIEEALERVHQPSPRKAVYSSSPKQHPERSASPSKVANHFTFNMPPPNSPRYPAQFDGFDPAPSVKKPPPLYSNPPVYHGSSPKHIAVVNTNLTPPQNSHGNQISPSRRPYDSNLPVDFSPEKSYNRSTVVLPSNRVEVLPTIDASGARSFTGNSRSPMGGKFIIPPVDYLPDSSKWPEVTYPYRPEIHGQSWNREANRGHVGNLPKYSAFQHITIQDHHLPTVSVDSPIRYRTSPSLEDAGLPQYQYSGPPPTVRHYRNRDELSIHESVLL
- the USP6NL gene encoding USP6 N-terminal-like protein isoform X1, with translation MIQVLQIVKELVSPLKGRTATVKKGSDTEQDVALKLAQERAEIVAKYDKGREGAQIEPWEDADYRVYKVTDRFGFLHENELPYHNAVVERQKQLEIERTAKWLKMLKGWEKYKNTEKFQRRIYKGIPLQLRGEVWALLLDVPKMKDETRDLYNKLKHRARGCSPDIRQIDLDVNRTYRDHIMFRDRYGVKQQALFHVLAAYSMYNTEVGYCQGMSQITALLLMYMNEEDAFWALVKLLSGPKYAMHGFFVQGFPKLLRFQEHHDKILKKFLSKLKQHLDSQEVFTNFYTMKWFFQCFLDRTPFTLNLRIWDIYILEGERILPAMSYTILKLHRKQLMKLSMEELVEFLQETLAKDFFYEDDFVIEQLQNSMVELKRAKLDLPAPGKEDEFPKKPLGLLPPEPQLPILNQMSNGQSNISMSSSHVVKRSDKSSVSPEKRQGTSPRFRNRIDSLDMVSAKHLRQGSSDRQSGQLKNEVDFRRKPPPGIQDTSKQYNNAAANQNSNAISNPRRDFVPKWNKPSEVSVMERTGKRAVEGRGRAGNHTFLSSPSSPGDPRTLNMRQKIKVLDPDESKRGSNASQYDNVPGNENENGTPSTSIEEALERVHQPSPRKAVYSSSPKQHPERSASPSKVANHFTFNMPPPNSPRYPAQFDGFDPAPSVKKPPPLYSNPPVYHGSSPKHIAVVNTNLTPPQNSHGNQISPSRRPYDSNLPVDFSPEKSYNRSTVVLPSNRVEVLPTIDASGARSFTGNSRSPMGGKFIIPPVDYLPDSSKWPEVTYPYRPEIHGQSWNREANRGHVGNLPKYSAFQHITIQDHHLPTVSVDSPIRYRTSPSLEDAGLPQYQYSGPPPTVRHYRNRDELSIHESVLL